A genomic segment from Nicotiana tabacum cultivar K326 chromosome 7, ASM71507v2, whole genome shotgun sequence encodes:
- the LOC107764249 gene encoding peptide methionine sulfoxide reductase B5-like — protein MIEVIQLDGLTMWLIKLISSFFLEIEETMIVQILGILFIGNNAEKLVFHRLKGTGEYNKFFGKGNYNCAGCGTPLYKSTTKFDSGCGWPAFFEGLPGITNRSPNPDGRRTEITCAACGGHLGHVFKGEGFKRPTDERHCVNSVSVKFNTSASL, from the exons ATGATTGAAGTTATTCAATTGGATGGCTTGACTATGTGGTTAATAAAGCTAATCTCATCTTTCTTTTTGGAGATTGAGGAAACCATGATTGTGCAAATTCTTGGCATACTTTTTATAGGCAACAATGCTGAGAAATTAGTATTTCACAGGTTGAAGGGCACGGGAGAATATAACAAGTTTTTTGGTAAAGGAAACTATAATTGTGCTGGTTGTGGGACTCCACTCTATAAATCCACAACCAAATTTGACTCTGGCTGTGGCTGGCCTGCTTTCTTTGAGGGTCTCCCGGGAATAACAAATCGCTCC CCGAATCCAGATGGAAGGAGGACAGAGATCACTTGTGCTGCATGTGGTGGACACCTTGGTCATGTTTTCAAAGGTGAAGGTTTCAAGAGACCAACAGATGAACGTCACTGTGTCAATAGTGTTTCTGTCAAGTTTAATACCTCTGCTTCACTCTGA